A stretch of the Arachis stenosperma cultivar V10309 chromosome 6, arast.V10309.gnm1.PFL2, whole genome shotgun sequence genome encodes the following:
- the LOC130933884 gene encoding serine/threonine-protein phosphatase 7 long form homolog: protein MGDDPGRLYRLDGVAHIAGLINNEPRRCISSMRRQLGMRLDERYVLYLQMAGLYHLARLNDRWFRLDEPLVSAFVKRWRPETHTFHMPFGECTITLQDVAYQLGLPVDGHYASGCLTDFHVYIQGGRPAWQWFQELLGVLPPLPSQIQKFAVNCSWFQETFGECPEGADEETVRCFARAYIMMLLGTQLFADKSGNCIHIRWLSYVARLEDMGGYSWGSAVLAWLYRCMCRVANRHVVKLAGPLQLLQSWIFWRFPRFRPDGFDTFSWPLASRWSGYNPRVSEKGPRVQMTRLRIDMLQPRDFIWMPYSRLEVVQVVHPEVLEPRHTALWRSVTSLIYFAVVEWPQVDRVLPQFGGVQACPRPALNIDFLMSKDGRGGDRWFLSQLHHWHLHLETRAEHVLRFDVVPDPGPSHDFLDWWRQHGKRFLSPEIFLGDPRDIPIPVEAT, encoded by the exons ATGGGGGACGATCCGGGAAGGCTGTATCGTTTGGATGGAGTCGCTCACATCGCCGGGTTGATCAACAACGAG CCCCGGCGCTGCATATCGAGTATGCGGCGGCAGCTTGGAATGCGACTGGATGAGCGGTACGTTTTGTACTTGCAGATGGCCGGATTATACCATCTTGCGAGACTGAACGACAGATGGTTCCGATTAGACGAGCCACTTGTGAGTGCATTCGTCAAGCGGTGGCGTCCAGAGACGCACACTTTCCATATGCCATTCGGAGAGTGCACGATCACACTTCAGGACGTGGCATACCAGTTGGGGTTGCCAGTGGACGGACATTACGCCAGTGGTTGTCTGACGGATTTCCATGTATACATACAGGGTGGTCGGCCAGCTTGGCAGTGGTTCCAGGAGTTGCTGGGTGTGTTACCCCCCCTCCCGAGCCAAATTCAAAAGTTCGCAGTAAACTGCAGCTGGTTCCAAGAGACCTTCGGAGAGTGCCCCGAGGGGGCAGACGAGGAGACAGTTAGGTGCTTTGCCCGTGCCTATATCATGATGTTGTTGGGCACCCAGCTTTTTGCCGACAAGTCCGGCAATTGTATTCACATCAGATGGCTATCGTACGTGGCTAGGCTTGAGGATATGGGTGGCTACAGTTGGGGGTCGGCCGTGCTTGCATGGCTATACCGGTGTATGTGCCGAGTGGCCAACAGACATGTCGTGAAGTTAGCTGGGCCGTTACAGTTACTTCAGTCCTGGATATTTTGGCGTTTTCCTAGATTTCGGCCTGATGGGTTTGATACGTTTAGCTGGCCCCTGGCATCCAG GTGGTCAGGTTACAATCCTAGGGTTAGCGAGAAGGGACCTCGGGTTCAGATGACCCGGCTGAGGATCGACATGTTACAGCCTAGGGAT TTTATCTGGATGCCATATAGTAGACTAGAGGTCGTTCAGGTGGTCCATCCGGAGGTGTTAGAGCCTCGTCATACGGCTTTATGGCGTTCCGTTACCTCGCTGATATATTTTGCCGTGGTTGAGTGGCCCCAGGTTGATCGGGTGTTACCACAGTTTGGAGGAGTACAGGCTTGCCCCCGTCCCGCCCTGAACATCGACTTCTTGATGTCGAAGGACGGTAGAGGAGGTGATCGTTGGTTTCTGTCCCAGTTACACCACTGGCATCTTCACTTGGAGACACGTGCGGAGCACGTCCTTCGGTTTGACGTTGTGCCGGACCCGGGGCCGTCACATGACTTCTTGGACTGGTGGCGTCAACACGGAAAGAGGTTTTTGTCACCGGAGATATTCTTGGGGGATCCTAGAGACATTCCTATTCCAGTTGAGGCTACATAG
- the LOC130935525 gene encoding O-fucosyltransferase 16-like: MALQRRRHNNYQRIRIRLLIPLISGVAAALLVLFSLLSILAPSPNDTDHLRHFYTSSLNATPDDAITTPVFRVPRGGGKMDRHVWSSRNSEHFHGCSDAGNKFPKAQVITQPNRYLMIATSGGLNQQRTGITDGVVAARILNATLVIPKLDQKSFWKDSSNFSEIFDVDWFISYLSKDVKIIKQLPRRGGKTLSSYNMRVPRKCNERCYVNRILPVLLKKHAVQLSKFDYRLANRLDTEYQKLRCRVNYHALRFTNPIFSMGEKLVHRMRMRSKHYIALHLRFEPDMLAFSGCDYGGGEKEQKELGTIRRRWKTLHRSNPDRQRRQGKCPLTPEEVGLMLRALGYGSDVHIYVASGEVYGGEETLAPLKALFPNFHSKDTIATKEELEPFSPFSSRMAALDFIVCDESDVFVTNNNGNMAKILAGRRRYFGHKPTIRPNAKKLYRLFLNRNNLTWEVFASSVRTFQKGFMGEPKEVRPGRGGFHENPSTCICEDSVTKVEKISGPRKFGKDNTNRKNVTNKDQDVDDESEWPDMDDDEDQGDEKGMFNETISDYEALNSEDPELEEILSD; this comes from the exons ATGGCGCTTCAGCGGCGGCGCCACAACAATTACCAACGCATTCGCATCCGCCTCTTGATTCCTCTGATTTCAGGCGTCGCCGCTGCTCTTCTGgttctcttctctctcctttCCATTCTGGCTCCTTCCCCCAACGACACCGATCATCTGCGCCACTTCTACACCTCCTCG CTTAACGCTACGCCGGATGATGCAATTACAACTCCCGTTTTCCGCGTTCCG AGAGGTGGAGGAAAGATGGATCGCCATGTCTGGAGTTCTAGAAACTCCGAACACTTCCACGGCTGCAGCGATGCGGGCAACAAGTTTCCAA AGGCTCAAGTTATTACACAACCTAACAGATATTTGATGATTGCAACAAGTGGAGGCTTGAATCAACAGAGAACTGGG ATTACAGATGGTGTTGTTGCTGCACGTATCTTGAATGCTACACTTGTTATTCCTAAATTGGATCAAAAATCGTTCTGGAAAGACTCTAG TAACTTCTCAGAAATTTTTGATGTTGACTGGTTTATCTCATACTTGTCAAAGGATGTAAAAATCATCAAGCAACTCCCAAGAAGAGGTGGGAAAACATTATCTTCGTACAACATGCGTGTTCCAAGGAAGTGTAATGAAAGATGTTACGTAAATCGTATATTACCTGTACTCCTGAAAAAGCAT GCTGTTCAACTCAGCAAGTTTGACTACAGGCTTGCAAACAGGTTGGATACAGAATATCAGAAACTGAGATGTAGAGTTAATTACCATGCTTTAAGGTTTACCAATCCAATATTTTCAATGGGTGAAAAATTGGTTCATCGAATGAGGATGAGAAGCAAGCACTATATTGCATTGCACCTAAG GTTTGAACCTGATATGCTTGCATTTTCTGGATGTGATTATGGTGGTGGAGAGAAGGAGCAAAAGGAACTGGGCACTATAAGGAGGAGATGGAAAACACTGCAT AGAAGCAATCCTGATAGGCAAAGGAGACAGGGGAAATGCCCGTTAACCCCAGAAGAAGTTGGACTCATGCTAAGAGCATTGGGGTATGGCTCTGATGTTCATATATATGTTGCATCAGGGGAAGTATATGGAGGGGAAGAAACATTGGCACCTCTCAAAGCATTGTTTCCCAATTTCCACTCAAAGGACACCATTGCTACGAAAGAAGAATTAGAGCCATTTTCTCCATTTTCTTCTCGCATGGCTGCACTTGACTTCATTGTTTGTGATGAAAGTGATGTATTTGTGACAAACAACAATGGTAATATGGCTAAAATATTAGCTGGAAGAAG GAGATACTTTGGGCACAAGCCTACCATTCGTCCAAATGCAAAAAAGCTCTACCGTTTGTTCTTGAACAGAAACAATTTGACTTGGGAAGTTTTTGCTTCTAGTGTCCGTACTTTCCAGAAAGGCTTCATGGGGGAGCCAAAGGAAGTTAGACCAGGTAGAGGTGGGTTTCATGAGAATCCATCTACCTGCATATGCGAGGATTCTGTAACCAAAGTGGAGAAAATATCTGGACCTAGAAAATTTGGGAAGGATAACACGAATAGGAAAAATGTAACAAATAAGGATCAGGATGTGGATGATGAGTCTGAATGGCCTGACatggatgatgatgaagatCAGGGTGATGAGAAGGGGATGTTCAATGAAACAATTTCGGACTATGAAGCTCTGAACTCTGAGGATCCTGAGTTGGAAGAAATTCTGTCAGATTAG
- the LOC130936470 gene encoding mRNA cap guanine-N7 methyltransferase 1-like codes for MASKKGKASRSIRIADTVYEQEEHYASQMSKKRKFSWPSGSMTEIPAGKEEASNSECDAQFLEDETTKIFAQKVADHYSARSNQTLEEREASPIIHLKKLNNWIKSVLIQLYAHQGDAVLDLACGKGGDLIKWDKAKIGYYVGIDIAEGSIKDCRTRYNGDADHHQRRKKFSFPARLICGDCYEVRLDKVLVDDAPFDICSCQFALHYSWSTEARARQALANVSALLRPGGIFIGTMPDANVIIKKLREAEGLAFGNSVYWVRFDEVFSDKKFKSSSPFGIKYTFHLEDAVDCPEWIVPFHVFKSLAEEYDFELIFAKNSHEFVHEYLKKPEFVELMQRLGALGDGNQDKSTLSADEWEAAYLYMSFVLRKRDQPERTQVSGQRERGLMHISEQDIMYISSH; via the exons ATGGCAAGCAAAAAAGGCAAAGCTTCAAGGTCAATTAGAATCGCAGATACAGTGTATGAGCAAGAAGAGCACTATGCATCCCAGATGTCTAAAAAGCGCAAGTTCTCATGGCCAAGTGGCTCTATGACTGAAATCCCCGCTGGGAAAGAGGAAGCATCAAATAGTGAGT GTGATGCACAGTTTCTGGAGGATGAAACCAcaaagatttttgctcagaaagTAGCTGATCATTACAGCGCTAGATCCAACCAGACTCTAGAAGAACGGGAGGCTAGTCCTATAATTCATTTGAAGAAACTCAACAATTGG ATTAAGAGTGTCTTAATTCAGCTTTATGCTCATCAAGGAGATGCAGTCCTTGACCTCGCCTGTGGCAAG GGTGGGGATCTTATCAAATGGGACAAGGCCAAAATTGGATATTATGTTGGTATCGACATCGCTGAAGGCTCA ATCAAAGACTGTCGCACACGTTACAATGGTGATGCTGACCATCATCAGCGACGTAAAAAGTTTTCGTTTCCTGCTCGCCTGATATGTGGAGATTGTTATGAG GTTCGGTTGGACAAAGTTCTTGTAGATGATGCTCCTTTTGATATTTGCAGTTGCCAG TTTGCATTGCATTATTCGTGGTCTACAGAGGCACGTGCCCGACAAGCATTGGCTAATGTGTCAGCTTTACTTCGCCCAGGAGGCATTTTCATTGGAACTATGCCGGATGCCAATGTGATAATCAAAAAGCTTAGAGAAG CTGAAGGTCTGGCTTTTGGTAATAGTGTATATTGGGTGCGTTTTGATGAAGTATTTTCTGACAag AAATTCAAATCTTCCAGCCCCTTTGGAATAAAATATACCTTCCATTTAGAG GATGCTGTTGATTGTCCTGAATGGATTGTCCCCTTTCATGTATTCAAGTCATTAGCTGAAGAG TATGATTTTGAGCTCATTTTTGCAAAGAACTCTCATGAATTTGTGCATGAGTATCTGAAAAAACCTGAATTTGTGGAGCTCATGCAAAGACTTGGTGCATTGGGTGATGGCAACCAAGACAAGA GTACACTATCAGCCGATGAATGGGAAGCTGCTTATTTATACATGTCGTTTGTGTTGAGAAAG CGAGACCAACCAGAAAGAACCCAAGTTAGTGGCCAAAGAGAGCGGGGACTGATGCATATCTCAGAGCAAGACATAATGTACATTAGCAGTCATTAG